Proteins encoded together in one Alteribacter keqinensis window:
- a CDS encoding diacylglycerol kinase family protein — translation MTSKNKQAFVSWSRLIKSFRYASEGIKHTWANEQNFRIHSILAGIVLIASTLLGVSVVEQALLILVIGGVLGLELINTALERCVDMITKEYAIEAKIIKDVAAGAVMVFSITAVLVGITIFLPKIIALLF, via the coding sequence ATGACCTCAAAAAATAAACAGGCTTTTGTATCCTGGTCCAGGCTGATAAAAAGTTTTCGTTATGCATCTGAGGGTATTAAACATACATGGGCAAATGAACAAAACTTCCGAATTCACTCTATACTTGCCGGGATCGTATTAATTGCCTCAACACTTTTAGGTGTCAGCGTAGTTGAACAGGCGCTCCTGATACTTGTTATCGGTGGCGTTCTTGGACTTGAGCTGATTAATACCGCACTTGAGCGGTGCGTAGATATGATCACAAAGGAATACGCAATTGAGGCAAAAATTATTAAAGATGTAGCGGCAGGGGCTGTGATGGTGTTTTCCATTACAGCTGTTCTTGTTGGTATTACGATTTTCCTTCCAAAAATTATTGCACTTTTATTTTAG
- the ybeY gene encoding rRNA maturation RNase YbeY yields MDKEIVLVDETEELSDVHVELVRSVLETAYDVKEVNHAAEVSVTFVTDEKIHELNRDYRGIDRPTDVLSFALNEGEDELPHFEEGEDIPDLLGDIVISVQKAREQAEEYGHTFERELGFLAVHGFLHLIGYDHQTEEEEQGMFKLQEEILKQHDLKK; encoded by the coding sequence ATGGATAAAGAAATTGTGTTAGTGGATGAAACAGAAGAGCTTTCAGACGTGCACGTTGAACTTGTACGCAGCGTCCTGGAAACAGCTTACGATGTTAAAGAAGTCAATCACGCAGCAGAAGTCAGTGTAACGTTTGTGACTGATGAAAAAATTCATGAATTGAACCGTGATTACAGAGGTATTGACCGCCCTACCGATGTTTTGTCGTTTGCTTTAAACGAAGGAGAAGATGAATTACCCCATTTTGAAGAAGGTGAAGATATTCCCGATCTTTTGGGGGACATCGTTATTTCCGTTCAGAAGGCACGGGAGCAGGCGGAGGAATACGGTCACACTTTTGAGCGTGAGCTTGGTTTTCTGGCAGTTCATGGCTTTCTTCATCTCATCGGCTATGACCATCAGACAGAGGAAGAGGAACAGGGAATGTTTAAACTTCAAGAGGAGATTCTGAAGCAGCATGACCTCAAAAAATAA